The Apium graveolens cultivar Ventura chromosome 3, ASM990537v1, whole genome shotgun sequence sequence CCTCGGGTGGGTACTGGGTAGGTGCTTTTAGGCTAAATTCCAACCACAAATGTAGCCCTTCAAACCAATTCTTTAGGTGTTTGGAGGTAATTTCACCTGTCATGTTTTTAGGGGTTTAAAGGGTTTGATAAAGATGTGACTTGTAAGGGTTTCCAACCATGTCCTGATCACCAATTACTGCATTTTGCAGGTAATTCCAGTAGTTCTGATAATCTTATTTTTCCTTTAGGAATCATTGTCACAGTTTATAAAGTTTTGAGTGTTCTTGTGGAGGAGCATTTTGCCATATTGCACGGGCTGTCCTGTGACATATTTTAGAATACTAAAAAAAGTTGTTAAGCAGGCCCGGAGGATAGTGTGCAAGGAACCCTATCACACTGTGCCTCCAATATTTGAAGGTCCCTAATTATTGGTATTTTATCTGATTTTTCAGGGTACAGAAAAATTTGTGATCAATAATTTAGTAATAACCTAATTAGTTAAGATATCTTCAAAAAGAGAATTTTATTGCTGATCCCTTTTTATTGGTCATTTGACTTTTTGCATACAAGTCAAAGTGCTTAAACatgtatttaaaataataaagaGGGCAGGACCTAATTTATATTCGAAGATTCATGACAGTTTCGAACAACCGACTGTGTGCAACTTTAGTTTCAACTTCCGAGTTAAGTCCCTGACATAAAAGCATGCTTGTAGCTAGTATCAAAACAACTGTGAAGGCAATTCAATAGCGCTTTTTGTCATTGGTGACTGACTGGGTGCCTATGAAAGTGTATGCTGCCCTTTGGCAAAAGTCGTGTGCTTGTCAATATAATTGCGCCAACTAAAAAATGTTTTTAATAAATGTTCATTTTGTTTAACTAAGAATATATATAATTAGCAATGTAAGTCATTACTACTTCCCTGCCAGTTCTATTCTCAGCCAGGCATTAGGGGTATCATTGGCTTTCCAGAAACACAAGGCAGTTATGGTAATGCCCATCTGTTGGGTTTTCCATGACCAAAATTCTGGCCATTATCAATAAATGTTATAAAAATGTGATTATAAAAGCTGATAAATACTCCATGTTGCACCTCATTGTTCATATCGTTCTGTTTATTAAAATCTTTCATTTGTCATTTTAGTTTGTTTAGTTACCAAGATCACAATGCTGGTTTAATATATTGGAGTGTGATTATTTGAATGTGGAGTGTGCTTTTCTTGCTGCTTATATGACAAATATGATACTCATTGTTGTCAGGAAATCTAAGAAAATGGCTCCACCATATCGGGTGATGCTGCATAATGACAACTACAACAAGAGGGAATACGTTGTGCAAGTGCTGATGAAGGTTATTCCTGGGATGACAGTGGACATTGCTGTCAATGTTATGCAGGAGGCGCATCACAATGGATTGGCAGTTGTAATCATCTGTGATCAAGTAGACGCTGAAGATCACTGCATGCAGCTTAGAGGTAATGGCCTTCAAAGCTCGATTGAGCCTGCAAGTGGTGGTTGTTAAGTGCATTTCAGTATCCCGTGGCTAGTTATAACCTATATATATAAACTTAAAAAACTaggattattattaatatatttgTATATAGGAGCACAACTGTTTGAACCTTATTTGCTGTGATTAGAGAAAAAAGATATGTGTATGAAAAAAGCACAAATATGGCCAGTATAACCAGATGGTTGGTAAGTCCACTGTGCTAAACTGCAGAGTAAACTTCTGGTTTGTTATTTGTTAATACTTAATACGGTATCACATGTGAGATACAATTTATATCTTACTTATGGCTCATATAGCtattttttcacataatattaGTTTCAGACCTTTTTATTTTATCTGAATTAAATTTGATAACACAACATAAAGGTATGTGCAAGAAGAAACATGATTTCTGACTCAAATCTCTTTGGTGCTTTTTAGCGTCGTACCTGTATTTACAAGACCTAAAGAGTGGATCTGACACACAATCTTTACCAATGATAGTAGACTTCTAGTAATAATTTAGAGTGTAATTGCATGTTACATCCCCCTACAATTCACAAATATTGACACTGGTATACATAGTTTGAATTGACGCAGTTTGGTCCGGGAAGTTTCAATTCTCATACACACACACCACAGTAAATCATGTTTAAAATGGCCCTAACATTAGGTGCTTATTTTCCAAGATTCAGCTTTGTGTAACGGGAGTGGTTTTCTCTCCTTGGGACACACAACCACACATGCACacatgaaattcatattttttgtCAATGTTATGATGCTAATAATTcacatcacacacacacacaggcACCAGCTGCTCTCTGGTGCTTGTTAGCTTGGTCCCTGAAATTTCATAATTCATATATTTCAATGACAGTGTACTCTAATAGTCCAAAACACACCCGCAACATACATTTGTGTCGATGTTTTAGTAGGTTCGCCCCTAAACTTTCAAGATTCCGCGTCTGTCAGCTTTTTGCGATTCATACAATATAGTTCATTTGTTTGGATTTTTATTGAGGTGTCCTCACCAAGGTGAGACTAATCCTCACCGGTCTTTGTTAGCTTTTTGTTATTCACACAATGTGCtgcaatttaattttatttttgggattttcaGTGAAGTGTCCTCCCCAGGGCTGCATCTATCCTCACCACAGATTAGGAATATCTATATGTTTTTAGTTACATAAGATCGACCAGACAAGCATTTTAATGACACAGTTTCAATGAAAACAGGTATTTGTTCGGTTATAGTCTATTACCGGGAAAATAAAACCGACACCATCAACACAACCTTGACAACTGACATTGTAGTATGGTAAATATATAATTATTCACGGCCTCAGCAATCATATTTGTCCTCAATAATTTATCAAATTCGCCAAAAATTATTCACGACCTTAAAAATTATGTTTGTCCCTAATAATTTATCAAGTTCGGAAAAGTTTAATCCAAATTGTTGAGCATGGTAATTATCTTGTGCAAGACAAAAGAAGTTTCATATATTAATATGAAAGGAGATGGATttagatatatatgaatatattctTGAACTTTAAAGTCCTAGAATGTTATCTTCAAGATATTTATTTACCGTACAGGAAAAAACTGTATTTTTACAGTCCTACCATTGTTCTAATTATTTGACTATtcaaaataaataattcaaaaaaaataataaaaccaTCTCATTTAAAGATTTCTTTTTCATATTTCacttaaattttgttttaatagtAATAACTATTAAAGTAGCCCAATCCtttgtatatataaaataaacaaTATTCGAAGAAATAACCAAGAAAAATGGCTATCATATTTTCTTTGAATCTCATTTTGCTCATTTTCACTCAAAACCACCACATTTGATGTTCCATCTCGACTTCATCAAACCCAAACCCTTCTTGTCCAACTCACAAAATCCCCCACCTTTTGAAATTTTTTGTTATGTGTTCGGAGAAATAAAGTCTTCGTACATGTCACTCTTGGATTCGATCATAATTTTAAGGAAACTAGAACCCTAGTTTCGTAGTGTGCTGACCAAAATATGGGATCTCACTCTTTTCGGTTGGCAACTCACAGGTGAAGGTGTACACCAACGCTGCTGTTTTAGCTTTATTAATGCCTTGGACCCAAGGCGAATTCATGTAGGGGCCAACCGGACAGTGTccttatataattaaaaaatagcagtaattttaaattataaatatttatattttataaagtGTCCCACTAATAAATTTTTAAGGGATA is a genomic window containing:
- the LOC141713154 gene encoding ATP-dependent Clp protease adapter protein CLPS1, chloroplastic-like, encoding MVAMETAICGRVALSPNHIFHPKSGDKYLYKQCTNRSNFMAMSATGVGKGGGVMDKPVIEKTTPGRESEFDVRKSKKMAPPYRVMLHNDNYNKREYVVQVLMKVIPGMTVDIAVNVMQEAHHNGLAVVIICDQVDAEDHCMQLRGNGLQSSIEPASGGC